In one Brienomyrus brachyistius isolate T26 chromosome 5, BBRACH_0.4, whole genome shotgun sequence genomic region, the following are encoded:
- the LOC125742436 gene encoding uncharacterized protein LOC125742436: MSRRSQGVEGVQFGGLRIASLLFADDVVLLASSAGDLQRALGRFAAECEAAGMRISTSKSETMVLNRKQVDCPLQIRAEILPQVEEFKYLGVSFTSEGRRDRELDRRVGAASAVFQALHRFVVAKKELKAKLSIYWTIFVPTLTYGHQLWVMTERMGLWLQAAKMRFLRRVSGLSLRDRVRCSDIRESLRVEPLLLHVERSQLRWFGHLARMEPVEVVWTPGRDGAS, from the coding sequence atgtctaggcgcagccagggtgttgagggtgtccagtttggtggcctcaggattgcatcgctgctttttgcggatgatgttgTCCTGTTGGCTTCATCTGCTGGGGACCTCCAGCGAGCTCTGGGgcggttcgcagccgagtgcgaagcagCGGGGATGAGGATTAGCACCTCCaagtccgagaccatggttctcaatCGGAAGCAGGTGGATTGCCCTCTTCAGATCAGGGCGGAGATACTgcctcaagtggaggagttcaagtatcttggggtctcgttcacgagtgagggtagGAGAGATCGAGAGCTGGACAGACGAGTAGGAGCAGCGTCTGCAGTTTTTCAGGCGCTTCACCGGTTCGTCGTGGCTAAGAAAGAACTGAAAGCAAAGCTCTCAATCTATTGGACCATCTTCGtacctaccctcacctatggtcatcaGCTATGGGTAATGACAGAAAGAATGGGATTGTGGCTACAGGCAGCCAAAATGAGGTTTCtccgcagggtgtctgggctctcccttagagatagggtgagatgTTCGGACATCCGGGAGAGTCTCCGAGTAGAGCCGCTACTTCTCCACgttgaaaggagccagttgaggtggtttggaCACCTGGCACGGATGGAGCCAGTAGAGGTGGTTTGGACACCTGGCAGGGatggagccagttga